A single Scleropages formosus chromosome 4, fSclFor1.1, whole genome shotgun sequence DNA region contains:
- the atl2 gene encoding atlastin-2 isoform X7, with amino-acid sequence MAESSALRSRRHLERNDKGDVFGEGDYGMEDEPLAWPDDEDDEEEEENEGGGERPLLDDKPRPIQVVLAHDDSHLFELDEAALERVLMQEHVRDLDVVVVSVAGAFRKGKSFLLDFMLRYMHSQVGSRASLDRCSFTQAPSFWLGGDEEPLTGFAWRGGCERETTGIHMWSEVFVVDKPDGTKVAVVLIDTQGAFDSQSTIKDCATVFALSTMTSSVQVYNLSQNVQEDDLQHLQLFTEYGRLAMQEVSQKPFQTLMFLIRDWSYPYEHPYGLEGGQRFLEKRLQVKQNQHEELQNVRKHIHSCFSCIRCFLLPHPGLRVATNPSFDGRLKDIDDEFKRELEKLVPLLLSPENLVVKEIGGAKLTCRDLVEYFKAYIKIYQGEELPHPKSMLQATAEANNLAAVAGAKDTYNRNMEQICGGDKPYIAPADLERSHEELKRCSVRQFCSVKKMGGDQFCQRYQDQLEAELDEAFTTFAKHNDSKNIFYAARTPATLFAVMFIMYIVSGVTGFLGLNSIAGLCNLLMGMALVSLCTWAYVKYSGEFRELGTVIDQVAETLWEQVGVSLYGLCPLTVIFFQF; translated from the exons ATGGCGGAGAGCAGCGCGCTGAGGAGTCGAAGGCATCTGGAGCGAAATGACAAAGGCGACGTGTTTGGGGAAG GTGACTACGGCATGGAAGATGAGCCGCTGGCCTGGCCGGATGATGAGGacgatgaggaagaggaggagaacgaAGGGGGCGGGGAGCGGCCGCTGCTCGACGACAAGCCCCGGCCCATCCAGGTGGTGCTGGCCCACGACGACAGTCATCTTTTCGAGCTGGACGAGGCCGCCCTGGAGCGCGTGCTGATGCAGGAGCACGTGCGGGACCTGGACGTCGTGGTGGTGTCGGTGGCCGGAGCCTTCCGGAAGGGCAAGTCCTTTCTGCTTGACTTCATGCTGCGCTACATGCACAGCCAGGTGGGCTCTCGAGCGTCGCTCGACCGCTGCTCTTTTACTCAG GCGCCGAGCTTCTGGCTGGGGGGCGACGAGGAGCCCTTGACCGGCTTCGCCTGGAGGGGCGGCTGTGAGAGAGAGACGACGGGGATCCACATGTGGAGCGAGGTGTTTGTGGTGGACAAGCCTGATGGGACCAAG GTTGCAGTTGTGCTAATAGACACCCAGGGGGCCTTCGACAGCCAGTCGACCATCAAGGACTGCGCTACGGTGTTCGCGCTCAGCACCATGACCAGTTCGGTGCAG GTCTACAACTTGTCTCAGAATGTGCAAGAAGACGACCTTCAGCACCTCCAG CTCTTCACCGAATACGGGCGCCTGGCCATGCAGGAGGTCTCTCAGAAGCCCTTTCAG ACACTCATGTTCCTGATAAGGGACTGGAGCTACCCGTACGAGCACCCCTACGGCCTCGAGGGGGGACAGAGGTTCCTCGAGAAGAGATTGCAG GTCAAGCAGAACCAGCACGAGGAGCTGCAGAATGTCAGGAAGCACATCcactcctgcttctcctgcatCCGCTGCTTCCTGCTCCCCCACCCGGGCCTCAGGGTGGCCACCAATCCCAGCTTCGACGGGCGCTTGAAAG ACATTGACGACGAATTCAAGAGGGAGCTGGAGAAACTGGTGCCCTTGCTGTTGTCTCCAGAGAACCTGGTTGTGAAGGAAATCGGTGGAGCTAAACTGACCTGCAGAGACCTTGTGGAGTATTTTAAA GCCTACATCAAAATATACCAAGGCGAAGAGCTACCTCACCCCAAATCCATGTTGCAG GCAACTGCTGAGGCGAACAACCTTGCAGCCGTGGCAGGAGCGAAGGACACGTATAACAGGAACATGGAGCAG ATCTGCGGAGGCGACAAGCCGTACATCGCCCCGGCCGACCTGGAGCGCAGCCACGAGGAGCTGAAGCGCTGCTCCGTGCGCCAGTTCTGTTCCGTGAAGAAGATGGGAGGGGATCAGTTCTGCCAGCGCTACCAGGACCAGCTGGAGGCGGAGCTGGACGAAGCCTTCACCACCTTCGCCAAGCACAACGACAGCAAGAACATCTTCTACGCCGCCCGCACGCCCGCCACCCTCTTCGCCGTCATGTTCATCATGTACATCGTCTCCGGGGTGACGGGATTCCTCGGGCTGAACTCTATAGCCGGCCTGTGCAACCTGCTCATGGGCATGGCGCTCGTATCGCTCTGCACCTGGGCTTACGTCAAATACTCAGGGGAGTTCCGGGAACTTGGAACAGTCATCGACCAGGTGGCAGAAACCTTATGGGAACAGGTGGGTGTCTCTCTGTATGGTCTCTGTCCGCTAACCGTGATCTTCTTTCAGTTCTAG
- the atl2 gene encoding atlastin-2 isoform X4, with product MAESSALRSRRHLERNDKGDVFGEGDYGMEDEPLAWPDDEDDEEEEENEGGGERPLLDDKPRPIQVVLAHDDSHLFELDEAALERVLMQEHVRDLDVVVVSVAGAFRKGKSFLLDFMLRYMHSQAPSFWLGGDEEPLTGFAWRGGCERETTGIHMWSEVFVVDKPDGTKVAVVLIDTQGAFDSQSTIKDCATVFALSTMTSSVQVYNLSQNVQEDDLQHLQLFTEYGRLAMQEVSQKPFQTLMFLIRDWSYPYEHPYGLEGGQRFLEKRLQVKQNQHEELQNVRKHIHSCFSCIRCFLLPHPGLRVATNPSFDGRLKDIDDEFKRELEKLVPLLLSPENLVVKEIGGAKLTCRDLVEYFKAYIKIYQGEELPHPKSMLQATAEANNLAAVAGAKDTYNRNMEQICGGDKPYIAPADLERSHEELKRCSVRQFCSVKKMGGDQFCQRYQDQLEAELDEAFTTFAKHNDSKNIFYAARTPATLFAVMFIMYIVSGVTGFLGLNSIAGLCNLLMGMALVSLCTWAYVKYSGEFRELGTVIDQVAETLWEQRTPRKVLSKVIESARRRLLWRPLAVAQRKRLTANNNYKKKK from the exons ATGGCGGAGAGCAGCGCGCTGAGGAGTCGAAGGCATCTGGAGCGAAATGACAAAGGCGACGTGTTTGGGGAAG GTGACTACGGCATGGAAGATGAGCCGCTGGCCTGGCCGGATGATGAGGacgatgaggaagaggaggagaacgaAGGGGGCGGGGAGCGGCCGCTGCTCGACGACAAGCCCCGGCCCATCCAGGTGGTGCTGGCCCACGACGACAGTCATCTTTTCGAGCTGGACGAGGCCGCCCTGGAGCGCGTGCTGATGCAGGAGCACGTGCGGGACCTGGACGTCGTGGTGGTGTCGGTGGCCGGAGCCTTCCGGAAGGGCAAGTCCTTTCTGCTTGACTTCATGCTGCGCTACATGCACAGCCAG GCGCCGAGCTTCTGGCTGGGGGGCGACGAGGAGCCCTTGACCGGCTTCGCCTGGAGGGGCGGCTGTGAGAGAGAGACGACGGGGATCCACATGTGGAGCGAGGTGTTTGTGGTGGACAAGCCTGATGGGACCAAG GTTGCAGTTGTGCTAATAGACACCCAGGGGGCCTTCGACAGCCAGTCGACCATCAAGGACTGCGCTACGGTGTTCGCGCTCAGCACCATGACCAGTTCGGTGCAG GTCTACAACTTGTCTCAGAATGTGCAAGAAGACGACCTTCAGCACCTCCAG CTCTTCACCGAATACGGGCGCCTGGCCATGCAGGAGGTCTCTCAGAAGCCCTTTCAG ACACTCATGTTCCTGATAAGGGACTGGAGCTACCCGTACGAGCACCCCTACGGCCTCGAGGGGGGACAGAGGTTCCTCGAGAAGAGATTGCAG GTCAAGCAGAACCAGCACGAGGAGCTGCAGAATGTCAGGAAGCACATCcactcctgcttctcctgcatCCGCTGCTTCCTGCTCCCCCACCCGGGCCTCAGGGTGGCCACCAATCCCAGCTTCGACGGGCGCTTGAAAG ACATTGACGACGAATTCAAGAGGGAGCTGGAGAAACTGGTGCCCTTGCTGTTGTCTCCAGAGAACCTGGTTGTGAAGGAAATCGGTGGAGCTAAACTGACCTGCAGAGACCTTGTGGAGTATTTTAAA GCCTACATCAAAATATACCAAGGCGAAGAGCTACCTCACCCCAAATCCATGTTGCAG GCAACTGCTGAGGCGAACAACCTTGCAGCCGTGGCAGGAGCGAAGGACACGTATAACAGGAACATGGAGCAG ATCTGCGGAGGCGACAAGCCGTACATCGCCCCGGCCGACCTGGAGCGCAGCCACGAGGAGCTGAAGCGCTGCTCCGTGCGCCAGTTCTGTTCCGTGAAGAAGATGGGAGGGGATCAGTTCTGCCAGCGCTACCAGGACCAGCTGGAGGCGGAGCTGGACGAAGCCTTCACCACCTTCGCCAAGCACAACGACAGCAAGAACATCTTCTACGCCGCCCGCACGCCCGCCACCCTCTTCGCCGTCATGTTCATCATGTACATCGTCTCCGGGGTGACGGGATTCCTCGGGCTGAACTCTATAGCCGGCCTGTGCAACCTGCTCATGGGCATGGCGCTCGTATCGCTCTGCACCTGGGCTTACGTCAAATACTCAGGGGAGTTCCGGGAACTTGGAACAGTCATCGACCAGGTGGCAGAAACCTTATGGGAACAG AGGACTCCAAGAAAG GTGTTATCCAAAGTAATTGAGTCAGCAAGACGCCGGCTCTTGTGGCGCCCGCTTGCGGTGGCACAAAGAAAGAGACTTACCGCAAACAACAACTACAAGAAGAAAAAGTAG